A stretch of Stenotrophomonas indicatrix DNA encodes these proteins:
- a CDS encoding DUF3088 family protein, with product MAVDANHKPILFLLDREFEDGQLPGQRFFCRHSLLLEGALSSIDGLDAQLDVRRIGFSRPRREVIAEIGEQDQSLPKLVLPQGVVNEHASGEYQQRQYISGAEPILAALNGLLGIPVAHP from the coding sequence GTGGCTGTAGACGCAAACCACAAACCCATCCTGTTCCTGCTGGACCGCGAGTTCGAGGACGGCCAGTTGCCCGGACAACGCTTCTTCTGCCGGCACAGTCTGCTGCTGGAAGGTGCGCTGTCGAGCATCGATGGCCTGGACGCACAGCTGGATGTGCGCCGCATCGGCTTCAGCCGGCCGCGCCGCGAGGTGATCGCCGAGATCGGCGAGCAGGACCAGTCGCTGCCGAAGCTGGTGCTGCCGCAGGGCGTGGTCAATGAGCACGCCAGTGGTGAGTACCAGCAGCGCCAGTACATCTCCGGTGCTGAGCCGATCCTGGCGGCACTGAATGGCCTGCTTGGCATTCCCGTGGCCCATCCCTGA
- a CDS encoding LLM class flavin-dependent oxidoreductase, translating to MSTTPRPIPFGIMLQGPGSHMHAWKHPSNVPDASVNLGYYIDIARTAEDNGIAFGFVADGLYINEKSIPHFLNRFEPISLLSALATATKKIGLAGTLSTSYSDPFTVARQFASLDLLSGGRAGWNVVTSPLEGSGRNYGRPHPEHALRYQIADEYLEVVQGLWDSWDDDAFVRDRDSGTFFAPEKFRRLDHKGRFFQVEGPLNIQRSPQGQPVIFQAGSSDDGIALAGKYADAVFTHAPSLEETRTFTQKVKNSAIAHGRSAGDVKIFPGIGPIVGRTAEDAEAKYQAIAALAGLDDALAYLGRFFDHHDFSQYDPDAPFPELGDIGANSFRSTTDRIKQDAREQGLSLRQVALQAVSPRPNFIGTPEHVADELIRWFDAGASDGFILGFAAQREGLDDFATLVLPLLEARGYHRSALEGQTLRDHLGLPYKASRHASDAEPARKAG from the coding sequence ATGAGCACGACCCCGCGTCCCATCCCCTTCGGCATCATGCTGCAGGGCCCCGGCAGCCACATGCATGCGTGGAAGCACCCGTCCAACGTGCCCGATGCCAGCGTCAACCTGGGCTACTACATCGACATCGCGCGTACCGCCGAGGACAACGGCATTGCCTTCGGCTTCGTTGCCGACGGGCTGTACATCAACGAGAAGTCGATCCCGCATTTCCTCAACCGCTTCGAGCCGATCTCGCTGTTGTCGGCGCTGGCGACGGCGACGAAGAAGATCGGCCTGGCCGGCACGCTCTCCACCTCGTACAGCGATCCGTTCACCGTGGCGCGCCAGTTCGCCTCGCTGGATCTGCTCAGCGGTGGCCGTGCAGGGTGGAACGTGGTGACCTCGCCGCTGGAAGGCTCGGGACGAAACTACGGGCGTCCGCATCCAGAACACGCGCTGCGTTACCAGATTGCCGATGAGTACCTGGAAGTGGTGCAGGGCCTGTGGGATTCGTGGGATGACGATGCGTTCGTGCGTGACCGCGACAGCGGCACGTTCTTCGCACCGGAGAAGTTCCGCCGGCTGGATCACAAGGGCCGCTTCTTCCAGGTGGAAGGCCCACTCAACATCCAGCGCTCGCCGCAGGGCCAGCCGGTGATCTTCCAGGCCGGTTCGTCCGACGATGGCATTGCGTTGGCTGGCAAGTACGCCGATGCGGTGTTCACCCACGCGCCGTCGCTGGAGGAGACCCGTACGTTCACCCAGAAGGTGAAGAACTCGGCGATCGCCCATGGCCGCAGCGCCGGTGACGTCAAGATCTTCCCGGGCATCGGCCCGATCGTTGGCCGTACGGCGGAAGACGCCGAGGCCAAGTACCAGGCGATTGCCGCGCTGGCCGGGCTGGACGATGCCCTGGCGTATCTCGGCCGCTTCTTCGACCACCATGATTTCAGCCAGTACGACCCGGATGCACCGTTCCCGGAGCTGGGTGACATCGGCGCCAATTCCTTCCGCTCCACCACCGACCGCATCAAGCAGGACGCACGCGAGCAGGGCCTGAGCCTGCGCCAGGTGGCACTGCAGGCGGTGAGCCCGCGGCCGAACTTCATCGGCACGCCGGAACATGTGGCCGACGAACTGATCCGCTGGTTCGACGCCGGCGCCAGCGATGGCTTCATCCTCGGCTTCGCCGCGCAGCGCGAAGGCCTGGATGATTTCGCAACGCTGGTGCTGCCCCTGCTGGAAGCACGCGGTTACCACCGCAGTGCGCTGGAAGGACAGACCCTGCGCGACCACCTGGGCCTGCCGTACAAGGCCAGCCGCCATGCAAGCGATGCTGAACCGGCGCGGAAGGCGGGGTAG
- a CDS encoding M20 aminoacylase family protein: MSGENAVAPGHARRSSPTTGVLPEIAARADQAIAIRHDLHQHPELAFEEHRTSARVAELLQQWGYAVSTGIGGTGVVGTLQRGQGRRRLGLRADIDALPIHEESGLAYASQREGLMHACGHDGHTAILLSAAHYLAHHGRFDGTLQLVFQPAEETGSGASKMIADGLFERFPVDAIYGLHNWPGVPVGHFGFVDGPAMASVDWARLRVIGKGGHGAEPQGSVDPILAAAHIITALQSVVSRNVDPRQMGVVTVGSIHGGQAANVIPDVVELKLTVRAYLPEVRDTLRRRVTELAEQTAAAFGARAEIEFPRGFPSVINHPEQTAYIREVAVKGFGAGQVVEAFAPRTASEDFAFLLQARPGSFVFVGNGDSAPLHSPRYVFNDAAIAPAASLWARLAEHYLVEDVA, from the coding sequence ATGAGCGGAGAAAACGCGGTAGCGCCGGGCCATGCCCGGCGGAGTTCCCCAACGACTGGCGTGTTGCCCGAAATCGCGGCACGTGCCGACCAGGCCATCGCGATCCGCCACGACCTGCATCAGCATCCGGAACTGGCCTTCGAAGAACACCGCACCAGCGCCCGCGTGGCCGAGCTGCTGCAGCAATGGGGCTACGCGGTCAGCACCGGCATCGGCGGCACCGGCGTGGTCGGTACGCTGCAGCGCGGGCAGGGCCGTCGCCGGTTGGGTCTGCGCGCCGACATCGATGCGCTGCCGATCCATGAAGAATCCGGGCTGGCCTATGCCAGCCAGCGCGAAGGCCTGATGCACGCCTGCGGCCACGATGGACACACCGCCATCCTGCTCTCGGCTGCCCACTACCTTGCGCACCACGGGCGTTTCGATGGCACGTTGCAGCTGGTGTTCCAGCCGGCCGAGGAAACCGGCTCGGGCGCTTCGAAGATGATCGCCGATGGCCTGTTCGAGCGCTTTCCGGTCGATGCCATCTATGGCCTGCACAACTGGCCGGGCGTGCCGGTGGGGCACTTCGGCTTCGTCGACGGACCGGCGATGGCCTCGGTGGACTGGGCGCGTCTGCGGGTGATCGGCAAGGGCGGCCACGGCGCCGAGCCGCAGGGCAGCGTCGATCCGATCCTGGCTGCCGCGCACATCATCACCGCGCTGCAGAGCGTGGTGTCGCGCAATGTCGATCCGCGGCAGATGGGCGTGGTCACCGTCGGTTCGATCCATGGTGGGCAGGCGGCCAATGTCATCCCCGATGTGGTGGAGCTGAAGCTGACCGTGCGCGCCTACCTGCCGGAGGTGCGCGATACGCTGCGCCGACGGGTGACCGAACTTGCCGAGCAGACCGCCGCTGCCTTCGGTGCGCGTGCCGAGATCGAATTCCCGCGCGGCTTCCCGAGCGTGATCAACCACCCCGAGCAGACAGCCTACATCCGCGAGGTGGCGGTAAAGGGGTTCGGTGCGGGGCAGGTGGTGGAGGCCTTCGCACCGCGTACCGCCAGCGAGGACTTCGCCTTCCTGCTGCAGGCGCGGCCGGGCAGTTTCGTGTTCGTCGGCAACGGCGACAGCGCGCCGCTGCACAGCCCGCGCTATGTGTTCAACGACGCGGCCATCGCCCCGGCGGCCAGCCTGTGGGCGCGTCTGGCCGAGCACTATCTGGTGGAGGACGTGGCATGA
- the msuE gene encoding FMN reductase, whose protein sequence is MSSALNVVALIGSPTASANSRTLLLVRHLLEELRERVNISVELVELAPIARSLGQALQRSEVEPQVERALATIESAQLLVAAAPVYRGSYPGLFKHLIDFIGLDALVDTPVLLAATGGSERHALVIDHQLRPLFSFLQAHTLPIGVYATPADFDGDRINSAALQARIQLAAERAAGHVAPLAAALPAPLRRIA, encoded by the coding sequence ATGTCTTCTGCATTGAATGTGGTTGCGTTGATTGGTTCGCCGACGGCGTCGGCCAACTCGCGCACGTTGCTGCTGGTGCGGCATCTGCTGGAAGAACTGCGCGAGCGGGTCAACATCAGCGTGGAGCTGGTCGAGCTGGCGCCGATCGCGCGCTCGCTGGGGCAGGCGCTGCAGCGTAGTGAAGTGGAGCCGCAGGTGGAGCGCGCGCTGGCCACGATTGAATCTGCACAGCTGCTGGTGGCGGCCGCGCCGGTGTATCGCGGGTCCTATCCGGGCCTGTTCAAGCACCTGATCGACTTCATCGGGCTGGACGCTCTGGTGGATACGCCAGTGCTGCTGGCGGCTACTGGTGGCAGTGAGCGCCACGCGCTGGTGATCGACCATCAGCTGCGTCCACTCTTCAGCTTCCTGCAGGCGCATACGTTGCCGATCGGGGTGTATGCCACGCCGGCCGACTTCGACGGCGACCGGATCAACAGCGCTGCACTGCAGGCACGCATCCAACTGGCGGCCGAGCGTGCGGCGGGACACGTGGCACCACTGGCGGCGGCGCTGCCTGCGCCGCTGCGCAGGATCGCCTAG
- a CDS encoding amino acid ABC transporter permease/ATP-binding protein, with protein MSTPSTAIEGIVRQPATALKIVPARHPLQVIGTVLALALILIGLQSVLGNPRWGWGTFAEWFFARPVLEGLGRTLLLTALGTGLGFALGTLLALARVSGSPLLSAVSWGYVWLFRSIPLLVLLLLLNNLGYLYSTIELGVPFTGISLFSYPTTQLIGVFTAAVLGLTLNQAAFSAEVIRGGILSVDHGQYEAAAALGLPRGCQVRRIILPQAMRSILPAAFNDVIGLAKSTSVVYVLALPELFYTVQVIYRRNLEVVPLLMVATVWYLVILTVLSLLQRRVEQRFARGQLQHERNVSRVSSAAPRAATAARVPSRAAFAVPIEAGTGAAVSLQGVGKAFGEQTVLDDVHLELRAGSVTVLIGPSGAGKSTLLRLINHLERADSGFVTVGGQLIGYRRDGDTLYELPEGEIRRRRAEVGMVFQGFNLFPHMTALENIIEAPIAVRGISRAQAEQQARTLLERVGLADKADAFPRQLSGGQQQRVAIARALALQPKVLLFDEPTSALDPELVSEVLSVIEELASSGTTLVIVTHELGFARRVADHVVMMDQGRVIEQGTPDALFEHPRQQRTADFLAKTL; from the coding sequence ATGAGTACGCCTTCCACTGCCATCGAGGGCATTGTCCGCCAGCCGGCCACGGCGCTGAAGATCGTGCCGGCGCGGCATCCGTTACAGGTGATCGGCACGGTGTTGGCACTCGCGCTGATCCTGATCGGCCTGCAGTCGGTGCTGGGCAATCCGCGCTGGGGCTGGGGCACGTTCGCCGAGTGGTTCTTTGCCCGGCCGGTACTGGAAGGGTTGGGGCGAACGCTGCTGCTGACCGCACTCGGTACCGGCCTCGGCTTCGCGCTGGGCACCTTGCTGGCCTTGGCCCGGGTCTCCGGTTCACCGCTGTTGTCGGCGGTGTCGTGGGGCTACGTGTGGCTGTTCCGTTCGATTCCGCTGCTGGTGTTGTTGCTGCTGCTGAACAACCTGGGCTACCTGTACAGCACCATCGAACTGGGCGTTCCCTTCACCGGCATCAGCCTGTTCTCGTACCCAACCACGCAGCTGATCGGCGTGTTCACTGCCGCCGTGCTCGGCCTCACCTTGAACCAGGCGGCGTTCTCGGCCGAGGTGATCCGTGGTGGCATCCTGTCGGTCGACCACGGCCAGTACGAGGCGGCCGCAGCGTTGGGCCTGCCGCGTGGGTGCCAGGTGCGCCGCATCATCCTGCCGCAGGCGATGCGTTCGATCCTGCCCGCAGCGTTCAATGATGTGATCGGCCTGGCCAAGAGCACCTCGGTGGTCTACGTGCTGGCGTTGCCGGAGCTGTTCTACACCGTGCAGGTGATCTACCGGCGCAACCTGGAGGTGGTGCCGCTGCTGATGGTGGCCACGGTCTGGTACCTGGTGATCCTGACGGTGCTTTCGCTGCTGCAGCGGCGGGTGGAGCAGCGCTTTGCCCGCGGCCAGCTGCAGCACGAGCGCAACGTGTCGCGGGTATCGTCTGCAGCACCGCGGGCGGCGACCGCTGCACGCGTGCCCAGCCGGGCGGCATTTGCCGTGCCGATCGAGGCCGGAACGGGCGCGGCTGTGTCCCTGCAGGGCGTGGGCAAGGCCTTCGGCGAGCAGACGGTGCTTGATGACGTGCATCTGGAACTGAGGGCCGGCAGCGTGACCGTACTGATTGGTCCGTCCGGTGCGGGCAAGTCCACGCTGCTGCGGCTGATCAATCATCTTGAACGCGCTGACAGCGGCTTCGTCACCGTGGGCGGCCAGCTGATCGGTTACCGCCGCGACGGCGACACCCTGTACGAGTTGCCGGAAGGTGAGATCCGCCGTCGCCGCGCGGAAGTCGGCATGGTGTTCCAGGGCTTCAACCTGTTCCCGCACATGACCGCACTGGAGAACATCATCGAAGCGCCCATCGCGGTGCGCGGCATTTCGCGCGCCCAGGCCGAGCAGCAGGCACGCACCCTGCTGGAGCGGGTGGGGCTGGCCGACAAGGCCGATGCTTTCCCGCGCCAGCTGTCTGGCGGCCAGCAGCAGCGTGTGGCCATCGCCCGCGCGCTGGCCCTGCAGCCGAAGGTACTGCTGTTTGACGAGCCGACCTCCGCGTTGGACCCGGAGCTGGTGTCGGAGGTGCTGAGCGTGATCGAGGAACTGGCCAGTTCCGGCACCACGCTGGTGATCGTCACCCACGAACTGGGCTTCGCCCGCCGCGTGGCCGACCACGTGGTGATGATGGACCAGGGCCGGGTGATCGAGCAGGGCACGCCGGACGCGCTGTTTGAACACCCGCGCCAGCAACGCACGGCCGACTTCCTGGCCAAGACCCTGTAA
- a CDS encoding LLM class flavin-dependent oxidoreductase, translating to MAVQLRHLAFLTPGSYLPEQPRAGLDATLALIAFAEQLGYDGAWVRHRHLEPGISSAAVFLAAASQHTTRIELGSAVIQLGYETPFRLAEDLSLLDALAGGRLQVGVSTGAPPHGELVGPLLYDSDPARIDFSHGRVARLLEALRGEPLGAADAEVGNAATRYRPRLQPHAPGLVDRVWYGAGSLQSARSAGEQGLHLLLGNVNRAELSDDFFVAQLQHLQAYRAALPVGSARRVAVGRVLVPTEGVDAATRQRIEAFSAQRHARTLAPQGPRRTMFAPDVVGSTAQIIARLQADPLLQQVDELRVELPYELPEQDYRRILTTVIEDIAPALGWRAPAQAA from the coding sequence GTGGCGGTGCAGCTGCGGCACCTGGCGTTCCTCACGCCGGGAAGCTATCTGCCGGAACAACCGCGCGCAGGCCTGGACGCGACGTTGGCGTTGATCGCGTTTGCCGAACAGCTGGGCTATGACGGCGCATGGGTGCGCCACCGCCACCTGGAGCCAGGCATCAGCTCGGCAGCGGTGTTCCTGGCGGCGGCCAGCCAGCACACCACGCGCATTGAGCTGGGCAGTGCGGTGATCCAGCTGGGCTACGAAACACCTTTCCGCCTGGCTGAGGATCTGTCATTGCTGGATGCGCTGGCAGGTGGCCGGCTGCAGGTAGGCGTCAGTACTGGCGCGCCGCCGCACGGGGAGCTGGTAGGGCCTTTGCTGTACGACAGCGACCCTGCGCGCATCGACTTTTCCCATGGCCGGGTGGCGCGGTTGCTGGAAGCGCTGCGTGGTGAACCGTTGGGCGCCGCCGATGCCGAAGTCGGCAACGCCGCCACGCGCTATCGCCCGCGTCTGCAGCCACATGCGCCGGGGTTGGTGGACCGGGTCTGGTATGGCGCTGGCTCCCTGCAGTCGGCGCGTTCGGCGGGTGAGCAGGGGCTGCATCTGCTGCTGGGCAACGTCAACCGTGCCGAGCTGAGTGATGACTTCTTTGTCGCGCAGTTGCAGCACCTGCAGGCCTATCGTGCGGCATTGCCGGTGGGCAGCGCACGCCGCGTGGCGGTGGGGCGGGTGCTGGTGCCCACCGAGGGTGTGGATGCGGCCACGCGGCAGCGGATCGAGGCCTTCAGTGCCCAGCGGCATGCGCGCACCCTGGCCCCGCAAGGGCCGCGACGCACGATGTTCGCACCCGACGTGGTCGGTAGTACGGCGCAGATCATCGCGCGGTTGCAGGCCGATCCGCTGCTGCAGCAGGTGGACGAGCTGCGGGTGGAACTGCCTTATGAACTGCCCGAGCAGGACTACCGGCGCATCCTCACCACGGTGATCGAGGACATCGCGCCGGCGCTGGGCTGGCGCGCACCTGCGCAAGCGGCGTGA
- a CDS encoding TonB-dependent receptor plug domain-containing protein: MPAAHIPALSTLSLLIAATLAAAPAYAAEADAPSATTATSANLAASTLDAVVVTGSRTSTRTVKNSSTPIDVISAEDLAATGQANLLEALQRSLPSLSQIGGYQSDQESLIRGYQLRNLSPGYTLVLVNGKRRNASAYVSGANGGGYPGHAWADLALIPVSAIDHVEVLRDGASAIYGSDAITGVINVILKSQAHGGDVSVESGQSIDGDGSRTSVRANIGLPWGEDGFINLSGESTRQHHAIRTRRYIDGYLSYPAVDGNGNLVALRPNNRLPAGATPNPAEAGRDAEANIILSSPSYALKAFAVNVGHGLGENAQFYANATASERTAQAIQNFRLPATIFTTYKAPGVLSVFPDGFLPVLETKEKQYTGTAGVKGQVAGWDYDFSLTGNRDTVRTYTRNSVNYSLPYPGSPTDFYDGKLDYQQGIANLDLRRGVEVAAFASPLEVSAGAEYQHEQYERGAGQWESYTGFGAAAFVGYSTADAVKATRNSKAVYAGAATNITSRWYLDAAARWEDHSDFGTVSTGRLTTRFDFTDALGVRATVSNGFHAPSLGAQFYQATGSCPCGTTLVAQVASPAAVALGATPLKPEKATNYSLGVTWDPSPAFHLAVDAYQIDIRGQLGQSSQIGYNAQDPARVTDNSGTVLTAAQKNTIDALLGTAGISILPGDAFYASYFTNVGDTRTRGVELTLEANQETQWGKLRWSYAANVGRTTIQKVSAIPQALQGLPNINLLTKSSEYALRFRTPSYTQVAGLGWQNGRWRSNVDFTYYGPIKRLNNGVEYKQPPVLVTNLSGGVELGAGWSAALGINNVFDKRTRKVPAYARSATDVASIETTWDSGDVLSNVGTFWYGRVNYRF; the protein is encoded by the coding sequence ATGCCTGCTGCCCACATTCCTGCGCTGTCCACGCTCTCCCTGCTGATTGCCGCAACTCTTGCCGCTGCCCCGGCGTATGCGGCTGAGGCCGATGCACCGTCGGCGACCACTGCCACTTCTGCGAACCTTGCCGCGTCCACGCTGGATGCGGTGGTGGTGACCGGTTCACGCACCAGCACGCGCACGGTGAAGAACAGCTCGACACCGATCGACGTGATTTCCGCCGAGGACCTGGCCGCGACCGGCCAGGCCAACCTGCTGGAAGCGCTGCAGCGCAGCCTGCCATCGCTGAGCCAGATCGGCGGTTACCAGAGCGACCAGGAAAGCCTGATCCGCGGTTACCAGCTGCGCAACCTGTCGCCGGGTTACACGCTGGTGCTGGTGAACGGCAAGCGCCGCAACGCCAGCGCGTATGTCAGTGGCGCCAACGGTGGCGGCTACCCCGGCCATGCCTGGGCCGATCTGGCGCTGATTCCGGTGTCGGCCATCGACCATGTGGAGGTGCTGCGTGATGGTGCTTCGGCCATCTACGGTTCGGACGCGATCACCGGAGTGATCAACGTGATCCTGAAATCTCAGGCACACGGTGGCGATGTCTCGGTGGAGAGCGGGCAGAGCATCGATGGCGACGGCAGCCGCACCAGCGTGCGCGCCAACATCGGCCTGCCGTGGGGCGAGGATGGCTTCATCAACCTGTCCGGCGAGAGCACACGCCAGCACCATGCGATCCGCACGCGGCGCTACATCGACGGCTACCTGAGTTATCCCGCCGTGGATGGCAACGGCAACCTGGTGGCGCTGCGTCCAAACAACCGCTTGCCGGCTGGAGCGACGCCGAACCCGGCCGAGGCCGGGCGCGATGCCGAGGCCAACATCATCCTCAGCTCGCCGTCGTATGCGCTGAAGGCCTTCGCGGTGAACGTGGGCCATGGCCTGGGCGAGAACGCCCAGTTCTACGCCAATGCGACCGCCAGCGAACGCACCGCGCAGGCGATCCAGAACTTCCGCCTGCCGGCAACGATCTTCACCACCTACAAGGCGCCGGGCGTGCTGAGCGTGTTTCCCGATGGCTTCCTGCCGGTGCTGGAAACCAAGGAGAAGCAGTACACCGGCACGGCTGGGGTGAAGGGCCAGGTTGCGGGGTGGGACTACGACTTCAGCCTGACCGGCAACCGCGACACGGTGCGCACCTACACCCGCAATTCGGTGAACTACTCGCTGCCGTACCCCGGCTCGCCGACCGACTTCTATGACGGCAAGCTGGATTACCAGCAGGGCATCGCCAACCTTGATCTGCGTCGCGGCGTCGAGGTGGCGGCCTTCGCATCGCCACTGGAAGTGAGTGCCGGTGCCGAGTACCAGCACGAACAATACGAACGCGGGGCAGGGCAGTGGGAGTCGTACACCGGTTTTGGTGCGGCTGCCTTCGTGGGCTATTCGACCGCCGATGCGGTGAAGGCCACCCGCAACAGCAAGGCGGTGTACGCCGGTGCAGCGACCAACATCACGTCGCGCTGGTACCTGGACGCCGCCGCGCGCTGGGAAGACCACTCGGACTTCGGCACGGTGTCGACCGGTCGGTTGACCACGCGCTTCGACTTCACCGATGCGCTGGGCGTACGTGCCACGGTCAGCAATGGCTTCCACGCGCCGAGCCTGGGCGCGCAGTTCTACCAGGCCACCGGCAGCTGCCCGTGCGGTACCACGCTGGTGGCGCAGGTCGCTTCGCCGGCAGCAGTGGCGCTGGGCGCTACGCCACTGAAGCCGGAGAAGGCCACCAACTACAGCCTCGGCGTGACCTGGGACCCGAGCCCGGCCTTCCATCTGGCGGTGGATGCGTACCAGATCGACATCCGTGGCCAGCTGGGCCAGTCCAGCCAGATCGGCTACAACGCGCAGGACCCGGCGCGGGTGACCGACAACAGTGGCACCGTGCTGACCGCCGCGCAGAAGAACACCATCGACGCGCTGCTGGGCACGGCCGGCATCAGCATCCTGCCCGGTGATGCGTTCTACGCCAGCTACTTCACCAACGTGGGCGACACCCGCACGCGCGGCGTGGAGCTGACCCTGGAGGCGAACCAGGAAACGCAGTGGGGCAAGCTGCGCTGGAGCTACGCGGCCAACGTGGGCCGCACCACCATCCAGAAAGTGAGCGCGATTCCGCAGGCGCTGCAGGGGCTGCCGAACATCAACCTGTTGACCAAGTCGAGCGAGTACGCGCTGCGCTTCCGCACGCCGTCGTACACGCAGGTGGCGGGGCTGGGTTGGCAGAACGGGCGCTGGCGTTCGAACGTGGACTTCACCTACTACGGCCCGATCAAGCGCCTGAACAACGGCGTGGAGTACAAGCAGCCGCCGGTGCTGGTGACCAACCTGTCCGGTGGCGTAGAGCTGGGTGCCGGTTGGAGTGCGGCGCTGGGCATCAACAACGTGTTCGACAAGCGCACCCGCAAGGTGCCTGCGTACGCACGCAGCGCCACCGATGTGGCCAGCATCGAGACCACCTGGGACAGCGGTGATGTGCTGAGCAACGTCGGGACGTTCTGGTACGGGCGTGTCAATTACCGGTTCTGA
- a CDS encoding GNAT family N-acetyltransferase, whose protein sequence is MSVRYDNDRFLYTSVDDPLARPLFDGLEQEYDHRYADVRRRIGGSAREELQRYPAEAFAAPVGAFVLLLRDGVAISGGAFMPHRDEDTAEFKRIWTLPGLRRQGIARRVLQELEDQAARQGYRRVFLTTGFRQPEAVGLYLSHGYTALFDLHADPETIAHLPFEKHLVPQPQPQAGDAAALALHGAAA, encoded by the coding sequence ATGAGCGTGCGGTATGACAACGATCGGTTCCTGTACACCTCGGTGGACGACCCGCTGGCGCGCCCGTTGTTCGACGGCCTGGAGCAGGAGTACGACCACCGCTATGCGGACGTGCGCCGGCGTATCGGTGGCAGTGCCCGCGAGGAACTGCAGCGCTATCCGGCCGAAGCCTTCGCTGCCCCGGTCGGTGCGTTCGTGCTGCTGCTGCGCGACGGCGTGGCGATTTCCGGCGGCGCGTTCATGCCGCATCGCGATGAGGACACCGCAGAGTTCAAACGCATCTGGACGCTGCCTGGCCTGCGTCGGCAGGGCATCGCCCGGCGCGTGCTGCAGGAACTGGAAGACCAGGCTGCACGGCAGGGCTATCGGCGCGTGTTCCTGACCACCGGCTTCCGCCAGCCCGAGGCGGTCGGCCTGTACCTCAGCCACGGCTACACCGCGTTGTTCGATCTGCATGCGGACCCGGAAACCATCGCGCATCTGCCGTTCGAGAAACACCTGGTTCCACAGCCACAGCCACAGGCGGGCGACGCAGCCGCCCTCGCACTGCATGGAGCGGCGGCATGA
- a CDS encoding LLM class flavin-dependent oxidoreductase — MSYLTSVLDKSPVADGSTPEQALRNSLQLAQRAEQLGYHRYWFAEHHAAPTLASPAPEVLAAWVLAQTRRIRIGSGGVMLRHYAPYKVAENFNLLAALAPGRVDLGVGKAPGGLPASTAALAAGRPAFADFDQQLRDLEGYLSDAQADAQARPIPQTPPERFLLGASPQSARQAAELGWRFVYAAHFDGDPKHIEAAFEAYRAVSAHAPLLATVAFAAPTSEAAARHVGALRVYKLHLGPGQTVNLPSPEAAAEYARQVGVADFRIEETRPSVLSGDAQHVRSELDALHRRFGVGEFILDAPVADLDARLTSLELLSPAPRAAVA; from the coding sequence ATGAGCTACCTCACCAGCGTGTTGGACAAGAGCCCGGTGGCCGACGGCAGCACGCCCGAACAAGCGCTGCGCAACAGCCTGCAACTGGCGCAGCGCGCCGAGCAGTTGGGTTACCACCGCTACTGGTTTGCCGAACACCATGCCGCGCCGACGCTGGCCAGCCCGGCACCGGAAGTGCTGGCGGCGTGGGTGCTGGCGCAGACCCGGCGCATCCGCATCGGCAGTGGCGGGGTGATGCTGCGCCACTACGCCCCCTACAAGGTGGCCGAGAATTTCAATCTGCTGGCCGCCCTTGCGCCCGGACGCGTGGATCTGGGCGTGGGCAAGGCGCCGGGTGGTCTGCCGGCATCGACTGCCGCACTGGCCGCCGGTCGCCCGGCGTTCGCCGATTTCGACCAGCAGTTGCGCGACCTGGAAGGCTATCTGTCGGATGCGCAGGCAGACGCGCAGGCGCGGCCGATTCCGCAGACGCCACCGGAGCGCTTCCTGCTGGGCGCGAGTCCACAGAGTGCGCGGCAGGCCGCAGAGCTTGGCTGGCGCTTCGTCTACGCCGCGCACTTCGATGGCGACCCGAAGCACATCGAGGCCGCCTTCGAGGCCTATCGGGCGGTGTCCGCGCACGCCCCGTTGCTGGCAACGGTGGCCTTCGCCGCGCCCACCAGCGAGGCCGCCGCCCGCCACGTTGGCGCGTTGCGGGTCTACAAGCTGCACCTGGGCCCAGGGCAGACGGTGAACCTGCCCAGCCCCGAGGCCGCTGCCGAGTACGCACGGCAGGTAGGGGTTGCTGATTTCCGCATCGAAGAAACACGCCCCAGCGTGCTCTCTGGCGATGCACAGCATGTACGCAGCGAGCTGGATGCGCTGCACCGCCGCTTCGGCGTCGGTGAATTCATCCTCGACGCGCCGGTGGCCGACCTCGACGCACGCCTGACGTCCCTTGAACTGCTGTCGCCCGCGCCCCGCGCGGCGGTGGCCTGA